A window of Rhododendron vialii isolate Sample 1 chromosome 11a, ASM3025357v1 contains these coding sequences:
- the LOC131307548 gene encoding gamma-glutamylcyclotransferase 2-3, whose product MVMWVFGYGSLIWKAGFHYDDRLVGCIKGYRRVFYQGSTDHRGTPDYPGRVVTMERAQGEVCWGVAYKISGTEDEQIALTYLEVREKQYDTKAYVDFFTDPMALTPAVSDVMVYIASSDRKLNPNYLGPASLEEIAKQIILAEGPSGPNRDYLFQLEKALIQFGFEDKHVMDIANEVRRLLSEAGYLFVTHEA is encoded by the exons ATGGTGATGTGGGTATTTGGGTATGGGTCTCTGATTTGGAAGGCAGGGTTTCACTATGACGATCGCCTCGTCGGCTGCATCAAAGGCTATCGCCGCGTCTTCTACcagg GGAGTACTGACCATAGAGGGACTCCGGATTACCCGGGAAGAGTAGTGACAATGGAGCGTGCACAGGGAGAAGTGTGT TGGGGAGTTGCTTACAAGATATCAGGGACAGAAGACGAACAGATTGCTTTAACG TATCTAGAAGTGAGAGAGAAGCAATATGACACGAAGGCTTATGTTGATTTCTTCACT GACCCAATGGCTTTGACCCCAGCTGTTTCCGATGTTATGGT ATATATAGCATCTTCAGACAGAAAGCTCAACCCAAACTACCTTGGCCCTGCATCACTTGAAGAAATTGCCAA ACAAATTATACTTGCAGAAGGCCCCTCAGGACCCAACAGGGACTACCTTTTCCAACTTGAAAAGGCCCTCATTCAATTTG GATTTGAGGATAAGCATGTAATGGATATCGCGAATGAAGTAAGGCGCCTACTTTCAGAGGCGGGTTATTTGTTCGTGACACACGAGGCATGA